In one window of Nicotiana tabacum cultivar K326 chromosome 12, ASM71507v2, whole genome shotgun sequence DNA:
- the LOC107819520 gene encoding uncharacterized protein LOC107819520, with amino-acid sequence MLPDISTFLEGTEKLTEELKVKEESSEDDLIQEDEPKYEELDDDDDDEEKDIDDHHEIELVDANDEDFSFICGVLTVTSPIAAEEAFDNGQIRPFFPLFNKDLLLSDIDFNNLKNRQPVHPPVNTVFVETENNNPPTTSSSPNENVEISGPYCEWSKKAVEPNTNPAEGCKKSNSTGFSKLWRFRDFIRRSNSDGRDAFVFLNPTTTSKVVKKEEDKVLEKKETSVSDEVKVNKVITQKKKKKVVKKSEAVLAHEAYMKSKARDEERRRSYLPYRPELVGFFTNVNGGLTRNVHPF; translated from the coding sequence ATGCTACCCGATATCTCAACTTTTCTAGAGGGCACAGAGAAACTAACCGAAGAGCTGAAAGTAAAAGAAGAATCATCTGAGGATGATTTGATTCAAGAAGATGAACCTAAATATGAAGaattagatgatgatgatgatgacgaagaAAAGGATATTGATGATCATCATGAGATTGAACTTGTTGATGCTAATGATgaagatttttcttttatatgtGGAGTACTCACAGTCACATCACCGATAGCAGCAGAAGAAGCATTTGATAATGGTCAAATCAGACCATTTTTTCCGTTGTTCAACAAAGATCTTCTCTTGTCTGATATTGactttaacaatttaaaaaatcGGCAACCTGTACATCCACCTGTCAACACAGTTTTCGtcgaaacagaaaataataatcCTCCGACAACTTCCTCATCACCCAACGAGAATGTAGAAATCTCAGGACCGTACTGTGAATGGTCAAAAAAAGCGGTCGAACCAAATACAAATCCAGCTGAGGGTTGCAAAAAGAGCAATTCCACtgggttttcaaaactttggagATTCCGAGATTTCATTCGTCGGAGTAACAGTGACGGAAGAGACGCGTTCGTGTTCTTGAACCCTACAACAACGTCGAAGGTCGTTAAGAAAGAAGAAGATaaggttttggagaagaaagagacAAGTGTTAGTGATGAGGTTAAAGTCAATAAAGTAATTacgcagaagaagaagaagaaagttgtAAAGAAGAGTGAAGCAGTGTTAGCACATGAAGCTTATATGAAGAGTAAAGCAAGAGATGAAGAACGGCGACGATCGTATCTTCCTTACCGGCCGGAGCTCGTCGGGTTTTTCACTAATGTGAATGGTGGATTGACCAGGAATGTACACCCATTCTAA